The stretch of DNA CCGCGCGTCGGGCAGCAGTTCGACCGGAATCGGGCGGTCGAGTTCCGGCCCCGTCTTCGAGGGATCGACGACGACGACGAACCGGTCCGCCGCCGAATCGACCACCTTCTCCCGAGCGTGGGCCGCGCCGCCGCCCTTGATGAGCGCCAGGCCGTCGTCGACCTGATCCGCCCCGTCGATGGCCACGTCGATCCGCGCAACCGCGTCGAGCCCGACCACCGGAATCCCCACCTCGCGGGCGAGGTCACGCGAGGCGTACGAGGTGGCGACGCCGCGCACGTCGAGGCCGTCGTCGACCGCCCGCCCCAATGCGCGGATGGCGTGGGCGGCCGTACTCCCGGTTCCCAACCCCACCACGTCGCCGTCGGTCACGCGTTCGGCGGCGTGTTCACCCGCGCGACGCTTCGCCGCGTCCGATCCGCCGGGCGTCTTCATGCGCGTACCCACCGCCGGCGGCGACAAAAACAGCCCGGTACTCACACGGCCTCCACGACCGTCGGGACCGGTACGGTCCCCGTCGTCCTCCCCTCGACAGCCACTGCCACCGCCACCGCCGTCAACCCGTCCACCCGCCGGATACGCGTCCTCGCGACTGCGGCGCCCTCGCCCTGCCGGTCGTCATGGGAGGGGCACGACCCGCCGGCGCGGCGTGAGCGCCCGAACCGTTTTGACCGCGCCACCCCTCGTCCCCCCCATGACACGAACCGCCGTCGTCGCCGGGGTCGGCCCGGGTCTCGGCGCCGCCGTCGCCCGCCGGTTCGTCGCCGAGGGCTGTCGGGTCGCGCTGCTCGCCCGTACCGAACCGTACCTCGACTCGCTCGCCGCGGAACTGGACGCCGAGGGGGCGGCGCTGGCCGTCCCGACCGACCTCACCGACGCCGACGAGGTGGCGGCCGCGTTCGAAACCGTCCGCGAGGCGTTCGGCCCGACCGACGCCCTCGTCTACAACGCGAGCGGGACGCCCTGGAAGGGGCTGTCCGACATCGGCGTCGACGAGTTCGACGACGCGCTGGCGACCGGGCCACGCGGCGCCCTGCTGTGTGCGAAGGAAGCCGCGGCGGACATGTGCGGCAACGGCGCCGACGACGGGGCCGGCACCGTCGTCTTCACCGGCGCCACTACCTCGATTCGGGGGAAGGAGGGGGCGCTCGGCTTCTCGGCCGCCAAGTTCGCGATTCGAGGGATGGCGCAGTCGCTCGCGCGCGAACTCGGCCCCGAGGGCGTCCACGTCGCCCACGTCGTCCTCGACGGCTCGATCCGGCCGCCGGACGTCGTCCCCGCCGACCCACCGACACGCCTCGACCCCGACGACATCGCGGCGCAGTACTGGGAGTTGGTGACGGCCGATCCCGCGACGATGCCTTTCGAGATCCACCTCACGAACGGTCCGGGCGGCGCCGTCGAGTTCGTTTAGCTGCCCGTGAACGCGAACCGGCGGCCGTCGGTCGCGATGCCGTCCGGACAGCCCGTCGCGACGTACGCGACGCCGTGGACCGCCGGCTCCCCGTCGGTGATCGGAACGACCTGATCGACGTACGTGTCCGTGCTCGCGTGGTACAGACGTAGCTCCGTAGTCGGGTACTCGGCGGCCACGACGCCCGACGGCAGCGCGGAGACGCCCCGGCGACGCACCCGACTCGCTCCGTCGCGGAACGGTTCCGGGTCCGGGGAGCGATGCGCCGCGATTCGACACGTCACGGCGTCGAACGCCTCCGGCGGCAACGGGAGTCGCTCCGCGTCGGCGGCGACGCCCACGACACCGGGAAACGAATCGGCGCTCGTGGCAACCATCGGGTCGGCGGCGTCCGCGACGACGACGTTCGGGACCCTCCCGTTCCTGTGAGCGGTGCCCCTCGGATACGCTCGGGCGTTCGCGCCGAACGAGGGAGCGGCGGCCGTCTTCCGGCCCCCGTCTTCGATACGACCCTCACTCGCCGTGGGATCGCGGGTCACACGAACGCCGGTCGTCCCGCCTCCGGGGTCCCCGTTCGACGCGTCCGGGTCCCGGAGCGCTTCGGCGCCGGGTGCGACGGCGCCCGCCACCGGTCGTTCCAACCGACGCGCCCGGCCGACGACGTGGCCTACAGCCGATTCAACACCGCATCGGCGTCGTACGAGAGCGTGAGCGACCGCGAGCGTCCCCGGCCTTCCACGTCGGCGTAGTCGGCCTCGATGACGCCCAACTGATCGAGTTTGTTGACGATCTCGGTGTAGCGCGTGTAGCCGAGACCCGTCGACTCGTGGAACGCCTCGTACACCGTCCCGGCCTGCTCGCCGTCGTGTTCCGCGATAGTCTCTACCAGCGCCTGCTCCGACTCCGTGAGTTCGCGCAGGCACCGCGAGAGGTGGACGTATCTCGATTTGTCGTACGCCGCCTCCACGTCGTCGACGCTGATCGTCCGACTCGCGCGCATCTCGGCGTTCAGCCCCGCCCGTCGCAACAGGTCGATACCGACCCGGAGATCGCCGCTCTCGGCGGTCAGTTCGGCGACGCGGTCGAGTTCCGGGCTTCCGATCACCCCGTCGTTGAACCCGCGGTCGACGCGCTCTCTCAGGATATCGACGAGTTCGTCGGCGTCGTAGACGGGGAAGTACACCTCCTCCGGCCGGAAGACGCTCTGAACCCGCCCGTCGAGTTCCTCCATGATGTCCAGGCTCAGGTCCGAGGAGACGACGATGACGCCGATGCGCACCCCTGCCGATCCCTCGTGGGCGCGCAGGAGCGAGTAGAGCGTGTCGGACGCCTCGTTCTCGTAAAAGAGGTAGTTCACGTCGTCCAGGGCAACGACGAGTACCTCGTCGTCGTCGACGAGGCGGTCCGTGATCTGCCCGAACAGCTTCTTGAAGGAGATCCCCGAGGAGGGGGGCTCGTAGTCGAAGACGTTCTCGAAGACGCGGGAGAAGACGGCATATCGGGTCGAATCCAGTTGACAGTTCACCCGGACCGTCCGCACGCCGTGTTGGCCCGATAGCTCGCCAAACAGCTTCAGGACGGCGGTTGTCTTGCCCGTCCCCGGCGGGCCGCGAACCATCGTGTTGAGCGGCCGGGAGCCACGGACCGCCGGGCGGAGGGCGTATTTCAGGCTCTCCAGCTGTGTCTCGCGGTGGTCGAACGTCTCCGGCACGTAGTCGATTTCGAAGACGTGCTCGTCCCGAAAGACCGACTCGTCCCACGACAGCATCCCCTCCTCGGGGTCATCTGTCATCACTTTCACCTCGCTCGCGTGACCACTTAACCCTTACCGCGGACCGTCCGCCCGTCGGCCGACGACGGCCAGTCACCAGTGTTCGCCGTCCGGCTCCGTCGCCACCGCCGCGCCGTCCGCGCGCCGCTCGCGGCGACGAGGCGTCACCGCCCCTCGGCGGCGTCCTCGAACGCCCGAACGGTCGGCGCCACGTGCCGGCGTTCGGCCACCGGCGCCCTCCCGCTACGGGTCAGAACTTCTCCAGTAGCCGCCCGTAGAACTCCGCGTCCCCCTCGCCCGCCAGTTTCTCGACGATGAGTTCGGGCGTCGACCGGGCGAGGTGATTCGTGACGGGCGAGCGGTTCACCCGGAGTTCGCCGTCGACCAGGCCGACGGCTTCGATGCCGTCGACAGCCACGTCGATGCCCGCAGCGTCCCGAATCTCGCCCGCGAGGTGGGAGACGAAGACGGCGGTCACCGCCTGGCCGTCGAGCGATTCGAGGATGCCGGCGATGATCTTCGCGCTCGCACCCGGTTCCGTGATGCTCTCCAGTTCGTCGACGAGGACGAGCCGCGAGTCCGTGCCGCGGGCGAGGTCGGCGAAGTCCCGCAGCGTCGCCTCGAACGCCCCTGCGTCGAGGGTCCCCTGACTCTTCGCGTAGTAGTGAAGCTCGGAGACGCGTTCGACCCGTGCCGAGTCGGCGGGGACGGGCAACCCCATGTGCGCGAGGATCGTCACCAGCGCCAGCAGGTCGAGCGTCGACGTCTTGCCGCCGCTGTTGACGCCGGAGAGGAGCGTCACGCCCGAGACGGCGTAGTCCACGGGCTCCACGTCGTCGAACGCCACGTCGAGGAGGGGCGAGCGTCCCCCCTCGACGGCGACCCCCGTCACGTCCCCGCCGATTTCGGGCAGGGTGCAGTCGAAGTCGTCGGCGAAGCGCGCGAGCGCGAGTTCCACGTCGCGTTCGAGCGCCGCCCGCACCAGGTCGTCGACCGGCTCGCGGAGGGCACCCAGATCGGCCGCCAGATCGGTCTTGAGCCGCGCCGCCCGGCGGTCACGGGCGGCCTTCAGCTCGGTCCGTAGCCGGGAGACGGCCTCGGAGTCGCGTTCGACGGGGAACGTTGGGTCGTCGCCGAAGGCCCGCTCCGCGAGGTCACGCTCGTCGGCGAGACCGAGGCTGTCGACCAAGTGGTTTCGGGCCTTCTCGACGGCGCGGTCGAACTCGTCGGCGAGTTCCCGCGAGAGCAGGGCGTCGACGCGGGCACCCTGTTCGACCAGCGAGAGGAAGTCCGTCCCCTCGATGGTCACGTCGCGCTCCCGAATCACCTCCCGGAGGTGATCGTTGGCGACGGATTCGGCCGTCCCGACGGCGGCGTCCAAGTCGTCGACCGCCGTGGTCAGGCGGTCGAGTTCGTCGTCGCCGACGGGCGTGCCGTCGTCGTCGAGGCGGTCGAGGGCGTCCCGGAGCGCGTCGAGGTCACAGGGCGGGTCCATCCCCGCCGTCTCGTGGACGCGGGCGGCCGCGAGCAGCGACCCGCGGTTGGCGGCGAAGAAAGCGAGGAGGCGTTCGGGCACCACCTCGGCGGGGTGGTCGAGGGCGTCCGGGCGCACCCGCACGTCGCCGGCCACGTCGACGCCGGCGAAGGACTCGTCGAGGGCGACCACCGTCGCGTACGACCGCGCGAGCTCCGCCAGTCCACGGGCGTCGTCGACCACTTCGACCGAGAGTTCGGGGATGGCGTCGGACGCTTCGGCGTACCTCTCCGCGTCGGTCGTGGCGAGACAGCGGTCGCGCACCCGCGTCGCCGGCGGCTCCGCGAGCGGTTCCACGTCGGCTAGCGCGTCGAGGGTCGCCCCGTCGATTTCGCGGCGCCGCGCCCGCTCGACGAGTTCGCGCACCTCCGCGATGCGCGACTCGGCGCCCGTCGGGACGAACGTCTCCACCCGCCGGGCGGCGTAGTCGGTGACCGTCCGCTCCTGTAGAAGCGAGAGGACGGACTCGAAGACGTCGCGAGCGCGGTCGGTCGCGAGGAAGTCGCCCTCGGCGCCGTGTTCGTGGCGGACGGCCGCGCGGGCGATGGCGGCGGCGCGGCCGGCGGAGATCCCCGGCGCCCGCGAGAGCGCCGCCACGTCGCCCTCCCGGAGCGCACGCTCCGGATCGTCGAGGTCGGCGAGCGCCGCCGCCGTTTTCTCGCCGACCCCCGGGATGGCCGTAAGCTCCATTCGGCGCAGTGTATCGCCCCGGCCGGCAAAACGTTGCGGGTCACGGGCCGTCTATCGGCGGCGTCCGACGACCCGGCGACGAATCCGGACGGCGACAGCCACGGCGAGGTAGCCGGCGATGGCCACGAGGACGACGGTGCCGCCGGCGGCCACGTCGTACAGATACGAGAGCGTGACGCCGGTGAGGGTCGCGAACTGTCCCGCGGCGACCGCCGCGACGAGCGCCCGCTTGAATCCGGTGACCGCCGTCGCCGTCGCCACCGGGATCACCAACATGGCGGCGACGAGGATAACGCCCATGATCTGCATGGCGGCGACGACGACCACCGCCGTCAGCACGGCGAGCAGCCGGTTGTAGCGCTCGACGTCGAGACCCGCCGCCCGGGCGCCCACGGCGTCGAAGGTGACGTAGAGGAGCGGGCGATACGCCGCGGTGACGGCGAGGCCGACGACGCCGCTCGACGCCAGCAGGATCGCGGCGTTCGCCCGGGACACCGTCGCGAGCGATCCGAAGAGGTACGCGTCGATGCCGACGGCGATGCCACCGTCCGTCGCCGTTACGAGCACGCTCCCGACCGCGAACGAGCCGGTCAGCACGATGGCGAGCGCGGTGTCGCGATACGTGCCGGCGTAGTCGACGAGCGTCTGGACGAGGAGCGCCGCGACGGCGGCGACGACCAGCGCCGTCAACAGCGGCGGCACCGTCACCGCGAACGCGGCGTTCACGAACAGGCCGGCGGCGACGCCGGCGAAGGCCGAGTGAGCGAGCGTATCGCCGATCATCGCCATCTCCCGGTGGACGAGGAAGCTGCCCACGACCGGCCCGATGAACGCGACACAGACGGCCGCGAAGTACGCCCGCTGCATGAACGGGGAGGCGAGCAGCTCGACGCCACTCAACGCCGACAGGAGATCCAGCCCGGCGCCCCAGCCGTCGAGCACCGTCTCGAGGATCCGTTCGACGACGGCGACGAACGGGGCCACCGGCTCGGTGGGGGTAATCGGCGCCATCAGTGCTCGTGGTGGACGACGCCGTGCGAGTCGCCGTAGGCCTCCGCCAGCGCGTCGGTCTCGACGAACGCGTCCGGGTCGCCGTGGAAAAACAGCGTCCGGTCGAGACAGGCCACCTCGGTGGCGTGGGTCGTCACGACGCCGATGTCGTGTTCCACGAGGAGGACCGTGAGGCCGCCGTCGTTCAGGTCGTGGAGCAGGTCGTAGAACGCCGCCCGGGACTCGGCGTCGACGCCGACGGTCGGTTCGTCGAGCGCGAGCAGGTCGGCCTCCGCCGCCAGCGCCCGGGCGATGAAGACGCGCTGACGCTGGCCGCCGGAGAGACGCCCGACGCGCCGGTCCGCGAGCTCCCCGATCCCCACTCGATCCAACGCCGTCCGGACCGCACGGCGGTCGTCGCCGTCGAATCGCCCGAGCCACCGGTGTGGATAGCGACCCATCCGGACGACCTCCTCGACGGTGATCGGGAGGCCGTCGGCCGCGGTCGCCACGTTCTGGGGCACGTAGCCGATGCGCTCGCCGTCGTCGAAACGGTGTGCGGGGTCGCCAAACAGCGTAACCGAGCCGTTGTCGGGGCGCCGGAGGCCGACCAGGAGTTCGAGCAGCGTCGTCTTCCCGGACCCGTTCGGGCCGACGAGCCCCAGAAACGCGCCGTCGGCGACGTCGAGCGTGACGTCTTCGACGACGGGCCGGTCGCCGTACGCGAACGTGACGTCGCGGGCTTCGATGGCCGTCACGCGTCCAACACCCGCCTCAGCGTCGGGAGGTTCACCCGCTCCATCACGTCGACGTACCCCCAGTCGTCTGCGTCCCACTCGTCGGTCAGGCCGGGCATGGCCGTCAGCGGAAGCACCGCCTCGGCGTCGGTTTCCGCGACCAGCTGCTCGGCGGCCCGCTGGGACTCCAGCGGGTCCGCACAGACGTACTGCAGGCCACGCTCGTCGACGAGCCGTCGCGCCCGCTCGACGTCGCGTGCCGTCGGCCGGTCGTCGGGCGAGGCGTCGGTCAACGAGACGACGTCGAGACCGTAGCGGTCCGCCAGATACCGGTGGGCGTTGTGACCGGCGACCAGGACCGTCCGGGTCGACCCTCCCGCTACCGTCGACGCGATCCGGTCGTGGAGGCCGTCGAGTCGGGTCCGCAGGGCGTCGGCGTTCTCGGCGTACGCGGCCGCGTTCCCCCCGTCGACGGCGACCAGTCCCCGTCGCACGTTCTCCACCGCGTCCATTACGCGAAGCGGGTCCATCCAGAAGTGTGGGTCGGCCCCAGCGCCGTGGTCGTGCGGTTCCTCGTCGTCGTGGCCGTCGTGCGTTTCCTCGCGCTCGTGCCCACGCCCCGAGTCGACGGCGAGGAGGTCGACCCCGTCGCTCGCGTCGACCGTGGTTACGCCCGCTCCGTCGGCCGCTAGGTCGCGCGTGATGGCGTCCACCCACGGCTGGAACCCCGGCATCCCGTGGACGAACAGGTCCGCTCCGCGAACGTCCTCCCGGATCCGCGGTCCGGGCTCCCACCCGTGACCGTGCTGACCGACCGGCACGAGCAACTCAGTAGTCGCGGCGTCCCCGGCGACCTGCGCGGTGAGGTCGCCGAAGACGAAAAACGACGACCGCGCGGTTGCGCCGTCGGTCGACGCGCCGGCGGTCTCCCCCGCGTCGCCGCCGAGACACCCCGCGATTCCGCCGATACCGACCGTCGCCGCCGCCGTCGCCACCCGTCGTCTGGTCAGGCGCATCTCGATTATTAATCTAGTATCTAAGTATAATAACTTTACCACTACAAACGGAATCCAAATAGTAATTCGATGGGGTGCCGCCCCCGCCCGACCGCACAGACAACGCGCTTTTGCCCGTCGGCGCAGTAGCCGGAGATCATGACTGCCCTCGACGCGAAACTCGACGCCGCCCGCGAGGCCGTGGCCGCCCGCGACGGCGTCGTCGTCGCGTTCTCCGGCGGCGTGGATTCGAGCGTCGTCGCCGCCCTCGCCCACGACGCCCTCGGCGACGACGCCGTGGCGTGTACGGCCCGGAGCGAGACGCTCCCCGCGGCGGAACTCGACGACGCCCGCCGCGTCGCCGACGAAATCGGGATCCGACACGAGACGGTCACCTTCTCCGAACTCGACAACCCCGACTTCGTCGCGAACGACGGTGAACGGTGTTACCACTGCCGGACGATGCGGCTCGGAAAGATGTACGAGGTGGCCCGCGACCACGGTATCGGGACCGTCTGTGACGGCACGAACGCCTCCGACCCCGGCGAGGGCCACCGCCCCGGCCTGCGCGCCGTCGAGGAACTCGAAGTGTTCTCGCCGCTACTCGCCCACGACCTGACCAAAGCCGAGGTGCGCGAGGCCGCCGAACGGTACGGCCTCTCGGTCGCCGATAAGCCCTCGATGGCGTGTCTCTCCTCGCGCATTCCGACGGGGCTGGCGGTGACCGAGGAGAAACTCACGCGCGTCGAGAAAGCCGAACGCCTCCTGCGGACCTGGGGGTTCTCGCAGTTCCG from Haloplanus salinus encodes:
- a CDS encoding methyltransferase domain-containing protein gives rise to the protein MAGAVAPGAEALRDPDASNGDPGGGTTGVRVTRDPTASEGRIEDGGRKTAAAPSFGANARAYPRGTAHRNGRVPNVVVADAADPMVATSADSFPGVVGVAADAERLPLPPEAFDAVTCRIAAHRSPDPEPFRDGASRVRRRGVSALPSGVVAAEYPTTELRLYHASTDTYVDQVVPITDGEPAVHGVAYVATGCPDGIATDGRRFAFTGS
- the rpiA gene encoding ribose-5-phosphate isomerase RpiA, translated to MKTPGGSDAAKRRAGEHAAERVTDGDVVGLGTGSTAAHAIRALGRAVDDGLDVRGVATSYASRDLAREVGIPVVGLDAVARIDVAIDGADQVDDGLALIKGGGAAHAREKVVDSAADRFVVVVDPSKTGPELDRPIPVELLPDARAAVRRSLRELGGTPTLRTAERKDGPVVTDNGNVVLDADFGTITDPGALATDLATIPGVVEHGLFVDLVDEVHVGREGGVTVRRADGE
- the larE gene encoding ATP-dependent sacrificial sulfur transferase LarE translates to MTALDAKLDAAREAVAARDGVVVAFSGGVDSSVVAALAHDALGDDAVACTARSETLPAAELDDARRVADEIGIRHETVTFSELDNPDFVANDGERCYHCRTMRLGKMYEVARDHGIGTVCDGTNASDPGEGHRPGLRAVEELEVFSPLLAHDLTKAEVREAAERYGLSVADKPSMACLSSRIPTGLAVTEEKLTRVEKAERLLRTWGFSQFRVRDHDGLARIEVAPAELDAALDREFARAAREHLTDAGFDHVTLDLHGYRTGSVSPEGDSAGPDPEQEYPVREDR
- a CDS encoding SDR family NAD(P)-dependent oxidoreductase produces the protein MTRTAVVAGVGPGLGAAVARRFVAEGCRVALLARTEPYLDSLAAELDAEGAALAVPTDLTDADEVAAAFETVREAFGPTDALVYNASGTPWKGLSDIGVDEFDDALATGPRGALLCAKEAAADMCGNGADDGAGTVVFTGATTSIRGKEGALGFSAAKFAIRGMAQSLARELGPEGVHVAHVVLDGSIRPPDVVPADPPTRLDPDDIAAQYWELVTADPATMPFEIHLTNGPGGAVEFV
- a CDS encoding metal ABC transporter permease; its protein translation is MAPITPTEPVAPFVAVVERILETVLDGWGAGLDLLSALSGVELLASPFMQRAYFAAVCVAFIGPVVGSFLVHREMAMIGDTLAHSAFAGVAAGLFVNAAFAVTVPPLLTALVVAAVAALLVQTLVDYAGTYRDTALAIVLTGSFAVGSVLVTATDGGIAVGIDAYLFGSLATVSRANAAILLASSGVVGLAVTAAYRPLLYVTFDAVGARAAGLDVERYNRLLAVLTAVVVVAAMQIMGVILVAAMLVIPVATATAVTGFKRALVAAVAAGQFATLTGVTLSYLYDVAAGGTVVLVAIAGYLAVAVAVRIRRRVVGRRR
- a CDS encoding helix-hairpin-helix domain-containing protein, encoding MELTAIPGVGEKTAAALADLDDPERALREGDVAALSRAPGISAGRAAAIARAAVRHEHGAEGDFLATDRARDVFESVLSLLQERTVTDYAARRVETFVPTGAESRIAEVRELVERARRREIDGATLDALADVEPLAEPPATRVRDRCLATTDAERYAEASDAIPELSVEVVDDARGLAELARSYATVVALDESFAGVDVAGDVRVRPDALDHPAEVVPERLLAFFAANRGSLLAAARVHETAGMDPPCDLDALRDALDRLDDDGTPVGDDELDRLTTAVDDLDAAVGTAESVANDHLREVIRERDVTIEGTDFLSLVEQGARVDALLSRELADEFDRAVEKARNHLVDSLGLADERDLAERAFGDDPTFPVERDSEAVSRLRTELKAARDRRAARLKTDLAADLGALREPVDDLVRAALERDVELALARFADDFDCTLPEIGGDVTGVAVEGGRSPLLDVAFDDVEPVDYAVSGVTLLSGVNSGGKTSTLDLLALVTILAHMGLPVPADSARVERVSELHYYAKSQGTLDAGAFEATLRDFADLARGTDSRLVLVDELESITEPGASAKIIAGILESLDGQAVTAVFVSHLAGEIRDAAGIDVAVDGIEAVGLVDGELRVNRSPVTNHLARSTPELIVEKLAGEGDAEFYGRLLEKF
- a CDS encoding ORC1-type DNA replication protein, with translation MTDDPEEGMLSWDESVFRDEHVFEIDYVPETFDHRETQLESLKYALRPAVRGSRPLNTMVRGPPGTGKTTAVLKLFGELSGQHGVRTVRVNCQLDSTRYAVFSRVFENVFDYEPPSSGISFKKLFGQITDRLVDDDEVLVVALDDVNYLFYENEASDTLYSLLRAHEGSAGVRIGVIVVSSDLSLDIMEELDGRVQSVFRPEEVYFPVYDADELVDILRERVDRGFNDGVIGSPELDRVAELTAESGDLRVGIDLLRRAGLNAEMRASRTISVDDVEAAYDKSRYVHLSRCLRELTESEQALVETIAEHDGEQAGTVYEAFHESTGLGYTRYTEIVNKLDQLGVIEADYADVEGRGRSRSLTLSYDADAVLNRL
- a CDS encoding metal ABC transporter substrate-binding protein — protein: MRLTRRRVATAAATVGIGGIAGCLGGDAGETAGASTDGATARSSFFVFGDLTAQVAGDAATTELLVPVGQHGHGWEPGPRIREDVRGADLFVHGMPGFQPWVDAITRDLAADGAGVTTVDASDGVDLLAVDSGRGHEREETHDGHDDEEPHDHGAGADPHFWMDPLRVMDAVENVRRGLVAVDGGNAAAYAENADALRTRLDGLHDRIASTVAGGSTRTVLVAGHNAHRYLADRYGLDVVSLTDASPDDRPTARDVERARRLVDERGLQYVCADPLESQRAAEQLVAETDAEAVLPLTAMPGLTDEWDADDWGYVDVMERVNLPTLRRVLDA
- a CDS encoding metal ABC transporter ATP-binding protein; the encoded protein is MTAIEARDVTFAYGDRPVVEDVTLDVADGAFLGLVGPNGSGKTTLLELLVGLRRPDNGSVTLFGDPAHRFDDGERIGYVPQNVATAADGLPITVEEVVRMGRYPHRWLGRFDGDDRRAVRTALDRVGIGELADRRVGRLSGGQRQRVFIARALAAEADLLALDEPTVGVDAESRAAFYDLLHDLNDGGLTVLLVEHDIGVVTTHATEVACLDRTLFFHGDPDAFVETDALAEAYGDSHGVVHHEH